A genome region from Anastrepha ludens isolate Willacy chromosome 3, idAnaLude1.1, whole genome shotgun sequence includes the following:
- the LOC128857092 gene encoding LOW QUALITY PROTEIN: uncharacterized protein LOC128857092 (The sequence of the model RefSeq protein was modified relative to this genomic sequence to represent the inferred CDS: inserted 2 bases in 1 codon), which produces MNEKIIEDCTAYEVYTSQRVLEKIPLXEMLVNPIVKKLENGNSTAQQIWIDTSTFNRAVLQDCIAISTEIERQKQLNKSQHRLNNPTPLDATMIHEHDFECPLENHRFLMALEDENLFGPRLITDLDASLSIENVNADSGSSGVVTPTKSPCTGAVATAIASLHTQMSKSFGSPPPPYQDVLSPISCCERAEPEVPTSSTKELRKKYEQSVGEEQELQKEADKPKNQRKFPPPAQPTTTSKAQKSQTLPRNSKVKQLAQMFNSKISQLMGHGSTEKQDSNSSIASQKPSKKPAVMKPVPTVRSSLSTSNTSLPSPAGSDSEKACIVAEDVFRQLSVKDKVLLYNKFIEDTSKQYPQVGMYTRVVEITVRNELARIEKAVTSPKVKEIASELELKLNLSTPRISTWGLKVMQPEYDAVKRRTSPASTPVTAAATTHRQEKANEAISAAIESDEKAKVEELHTGKLAVVLRPSPERGANLPKQRVPLRPLPRKIREQRFVNDMKIIERVQKRCSKSSDTYGPPKKIQRTWTERFQPKEIFRNMQMETMFYDWIMEKYGVTFDITTVENSEESFTNADEANTSKSSVKSKSKVFRLFGKAMSKLESVESRLMRRDSIGGKNIDKSLKIINETPEQQNTKKSAIGVNLPINQIGTSIDGKIPQEPSKRGPRKVKRQAPQPPTAINEAREQRDANKSVIEFELPISKIGSSIDGKITKAPSNRGQRKVKRQAPQPPSTINETQEKQGTDTDHITIQIEEPKYAAPQKERQASQPLTIGPKTANSQPQAQNLSTVTSSNNKLPNNAVMNANIGQNIKISQINQKIFNEMVKSARKAFELEQQKAKMGESILNNMNLSGRIKGGYKLSTLLTPPPTPYKARPLPSTPEMVGKSGMGQTFFTSPSKVQKEMKTKSAPEKVLNSKPTEAKHSSEGRTSPEDTLQNLIDTFIDLGFQTGTNDRKSPYCSVIRSYSPLFFKLTPEPDKSRQQSPFIFSSTPAKGLQNQPRQNFSINTTRRLRRISMSPIGPVNGGRRRLWHANDSCPSSPAMPVTWNDRPVEQVQLSRTPNSPISTESSFVGTTFNFNMTNNNEQQEMTSTFWVRAVDITISLEIFYNPQARLNLLHQIFSQKSCKSRDLNFGIDNHKFSIRNSIEKADISTRLPPVKGCSHYWFSAGELAVPFKGKSLASEKIRRFFNFIKDSMTDNQQLRFGVDDYEFSKVPEYKENSHKFSDDSNCSKLAALHGNSNGVEKHSRNLNCLKARNLNFSESDSKIHPQNVGLTPKSSCGTKNLDLPSENSRNMTLSRNSNATGNESCHNEKFNIETLEKQKFRCQERRDASHSNDIRNDKISTENKY; this is translated from the exons ATGAATGAGAAAATCATAGAAGACTGTACAGCTTACGAAGTGTATACTTCTCAAAGAGTACTAGAAAAAATTCCGCT GGAAATGTTAGTGAATCCAATAGTAAAAAAGTTGGAGAACGGTAATTCAACAGCACAGCAAATTTGGATCGATACTTCAACGTTCAATCGTGCGGTCCTGCAGGATTGCATTGCCATCTCCACGGAAATCGAGCGCCAGAAACAGTTAAACAAATCTCAACACCGCCTCAATAATCCAACACCACTGGACGCCACTATGATTCATGAGCACGATTTTGAGTGCCCATTGGAGAACCACCGTTTCTTAATGGCGCTTGAAGACGAGAACTTATTTGGCCCACGCCTAATTACTGATCTGGATGCATCACTGAGCATTGAGAATGTCAATGCAGACTCCGGATCATCGGGCGTTGTTACTCCCACCAAATCACCTTGCACGGGCGCTGTAGCAACAGCAATCGCAAGTTTACACACACAAATGTCTAAGTCCTTTGGTTCACCGCCTCCACCGTATCAGGATGTCCTCTCACCCATATCATGTTGCGAAAGGGCAGAGCCAGAGGTACCCACAAGCAGCACCAAAGAActgcgaaaaaaatatgaacagtCTGTGGGTGAAGAGCAAGAGCTGCAAAAGGAGGCGGATAAACCGAAGAATCAACGTAAGTTTCCACCTCCAGCACAGCCAACGACAACGTCAAAAGCTCAGAAATCACAAACTCTTCCACGCAACTCGAAGGTTAAGCAATTGGCACAAATGTTCAACTCCAAAATATCCCAATTGATGGGTCATGGCTCAACCGAGAAACAAGATTCTAACTCGTCGATTGCATCGCAAAAACCATCAAAGAAACCAGCCGTGATGAAGCCCGTACCAACGGTGCGTAGCTCTTTGTCCACCTCTAACACTAGTTTGCCAAGTCCAGCAGGCAGTGACAGTGAAAAGGCCTGTATTGTCGCTGAAGATGTTTTCCGTCAGCTCTCTGTGAAGGATAAAGTTTTGCTgtataacaaatttattgaaGACACGTCGAAGCAGTATCCACAAGTCGGTATGTATACGCGCGTGGTCGAGATTACCGTGCGGAACGAGTTGGCACGTATTGAGAAAGCTGTGACATCACCCAAAGTCAAGGAGATTGCAAGTGAATtagaattgaaattaaatttatccaCACCAAGGATATCAACATGGGGCTTGAAGGTAATGCAGCCTGAATACGACGCAGTCAAACGACGCACTTCACCTGCATCAACACCCGTTACTGCCGCCGCCACCACACACAGACAAGAAAAGGCGAACGAAGCGATCAGCGCAGCTATCGAATCAGATGAGAAAGCAAAAGTTGAAGAGTTGCATACTGGCAAATTGGCAGTTGTGCTCAGGCCGAGTCCAGAACGGGGTGCTAATTTGCCAAAGCAACGTGTTCCACTACGCCCACTGCCACGTAAAATACGCGAACAACGCTTCGTCAATGATATGAAAATCATAGAGCGCGTACAAAAACGCTGCTCAAAATCTTCCGATACGTACGGACCACCAAAGAAAATACAACGCACTTGGACCGAACGCTTCCAACCAAAGGAGATCTTTCGGAATATGCAGATGGAAACTATGTTCTACGATTGGATCATGGAGAAATATGGTGTCACTTTCGATATCACCACAGTAGAAAACAGCGAGGAGTCTTTCACAAATGCTGACGAAGCGAATACCTCGAAAAGTTCTGTCAAATCGAAATCGAAGGTTTTTAGGTTATTTGGAAAGGCGATGTCGAAATTGGAAAGCGTAGAATCGCGATTAATGCGACGAGACAGTATTGgaggaaaaaatattgataaatcattaaaaataattaatgagACCCCGGAACAGCAGAACACTAAGAAAAGTGCAATTGGGGTTAATTTGCCAATTAACCAAATCGGCACTTCCATCGATGGGAAAATTCCACAGGAACCCTCCAAACGAGGCCCACGCAAGGTGAAGCGTCAGGCACCACAACCACCCACGGCAATTAATGAGGCCCGAGAACAGCGGGACGCTAACAAAAGtgtaattgaatttgaattgccAATTAGCAAAATAGGCTCCTCCATCGATGGAAAAATAACGAAGGCTCCCTCCAATCGAGGCCAACGCAAGGTGAAGCGTCAGGCACCACAACCACCCTCGACAATCAATGAGACCCAAGAAAAGCAAGGCACTGATACCGATCACATTACAATACAAATTGAAGAACCCAAATATGCAGCACCCCAGAAGGAGCGACAGGCGTCACAGCCCCTCACAATAGGACCGAAAACTGCTAATTCACAACCACAGGCGCAGAATTTGTCTACAGTGACATCTTCCAACAACAAGTTACCCAACAATGCGGTAATGAACGCCAATATTGGTCAGAATATTAAAATATctcaaataaatcaaaagatTTTCAACGAAATGGTTAAGTCCGCCCGAAAAGCTTTTGAACTCGAACAACAAAAAGCGAAGATGGGCGAAAGCATcttaaataatatgaatttgTCGGGAAGGATTAAAGGTGGCTACAAGCTCAGCACCCTATTAACGCCCCCGCCCACCCCTTATAAAGCAAGACCATTACCAAGTACACCTGAAATGGTAGGCAAAAGTGGCATGGGCCAAACATTTTTCACTTCTCCATCAAAGGTACAAAAAGAGATGAAAACAAAGTCAGCTCCGGAGAAGGTGCTCAATTCAAAACCAACAGAAGCTAAGCATTCGTCCGAGGGAAGAACATCACCAGAAGACACATTGCAGAATCTTATAGATACCTTCATTGATCTTGGCTTTCAGACGGGTacaaatgataggaaaagtcCTTATTGTTCAGTAATCAGAAGTTATTCACCGCTTTTCTTCAAATTAACTCCCGAACCGGATAAAAGTAGGCAACAAAGCCCCTTTATCTTTTCATCGACACCGGCTAAGGGCTTGCAAAACCAACCACGGCAAAACTTCAGCATCAATACCACGCGCAGGTTACGACGTATATCTATGAGTCCTATAGGTCCCGTTAACGGAGGACGCCGCCGCTTATGGCATGCTAATGACTCATGTCCGAGCTCACCAGCTATGCCAGTTACTTGGAACGATCGTCCCGTGGAGCAAGTTCAACTTTCGAGAACACCGAACTCGCCGATTAGCACTGAAAGTAGCTTCGTTGGTACTACTTTTAACTTCAACATGACCAATAACAATGAGCAGCAAGAGATGACATCAACGTTTTGGGTGCGCGCTGTTGACATCACAATTTCTCTGGAAATCTTCTACAACCCACAGGCTCGCCTAAACCTACTACATCAAATATTCAGCCAAAAGAGTTGTAAGAGTCGCGATTTGAACTTTGGCATCGATAATCATAAATTCTCCATACGTAATTCAATTGAAAAGGCGGACATCTCAACGCGTCTACCCCCAGTCAAAGGCTGTTCACATTATTGGTTCTCCGCCGGCGAACTCGCTGTGCCATTCAAGGGTAAAAGTTTGGCATCTGAAAAGATTCGacgttttttcaatttcataaaaGATTCGATGACAGATAACCAGCAGCTACGCTTTGGAGTCGATGACTATGAATTTTCTAAGGTGCCTGAATACAAAGAAAACAGCCACAAATTTTCAGACGACAGTAACTGCAGCAAACTTGCTGCCCTACATGGTAACAGTAATGGGGTGGAGAAACATAGTCGTAATTTGAACTGTTTAAAAGCACGCAACCTCAATTTCTCCGAAAGTGATTCAAAAATACATCCTCAAAATGTAGGCCTTACACCGAAATCGTCCTGCGGTACCAAGAATTTAGACTTGCCCTCAGAGAACAGTCGGAATATGACTTTGTCACGCAACAGCAATGCGACTGGAAATGAAAGTTGccacaatgaaaaatttaatatcgaaaccttggaaaaacaaaaatttagatgTCAAGAAAGACGAGATGCATCTCACAGTAATGATATCAGAAATGATAAAATATCTACAGAAAATAAATACTGA